The DNA segment CTAAGCATCTGTAGATCCTTTTCAAATGTATAATTTTGGTCTATtcgtttttccctttttttttggataatttgatgtaaagtttaatttttgattttctattgctttttatactgtcaaaattggaatgttcaattttgcagggaaattaaaaatttgtttaggataatcttgtagggtattcacaaagcaatatttttctttttcagaatttctttcATATTGTGCATTTTTTGGCTTCGAGTGTTCATTTTCGtgggtttttaagaattttatcaaatttaaaggtttgctaatttttggttttgtgaaaaaagtcttgaagataaatttttcgtgattttcagcactatgaatatccgtacacagagaatttttttgtaaattttcaaaaacaatgatCTCGAAAGCATAAAAATTgcgataactttttgaatttcaatttaaaatgactggctaacgaatttgaccttcaGGTTGGAATACTAAAAAGAGTAGACCAAAGGCTAatctaatacattaattttttctaaagttattgtgctcacagacagacatacagatatacagacagaccaACAGACAGAcgtattcgtaaaaacctattttttggattGAGGGCATCTCAAAGgatggaaatttaacaaaaattggggGGAGGGGagggtcaaatttcacacaattttAATACCTGCTCTGATAAGaaggtaaaataaaatttcttaaatttggatgattttttaaaattaaaatttaagttcttaatttcaaatctttgaaatggaacaaatttcaaatgtaaagcatcaaaattatttttggaaattattttgatcaaaggtccagtttttatttgttaatcttcataactaaataaatttctaaatgaaagCATTAACATCagtttttgaagttttgaaaatcaaaagtcaagttttcaattatacatcttcaaaatttaaaaaacttcgaaAGTTTTATTGTCAAAGAAATTTCTGGAAATGTCTTAGTTGAAAAGCTGTTGTCTTTTTATGTTTTCCGGATAAATGTTTgctaagattttgaaaatatttcaaagttcaaaaatatttgtaatctcttcaaaaccttttaaatttctaaacatcttCTAAACTGACTCGCAATATTCCTCacatgaaataacaaaaaaaattatcaacactGAAAAAGGCGCCTTGAATTATTTGAGatccatttttcagaaaattaaaaaaaattaaaaatggtttaaaatctttcaaattacacGTATTTTATcctcttcataattttataattcaagaattacataggaccacaaaaaaaacaaaagtgtctgtgcaattgaccagacctatatattcttatatatttttcgacgctgaatccgaatttgcaataaaaaaagtagggtccagctacttttttatggggttttgctcgaaaaacctcattttttacggtttttttcatggttttttttagataaaaaaaaaataaagaaaatttttatttttttgactccataatcgaattctacgggaaaaaatacatcgaaaaccatgttttgattttttttacaaaaatttcaacccgtcatacggcgatgaaaaagcagaaaatcgcgaaaagtgaaaatttgcttcaaagggggagggtcagtATGGCCGGTTTtttgcctaatttatttttggaccaaaaaatctgaaaaaatcatgctagtatcttataagtatcccgagtcgattgcacgctaaacggactaccctccacccccaccCCCCNNNNNNNNNNNNNNNNNNNNNNNNNNNNNNNNNNNNNNNNNNNNNNNNNNNNNNNNNNNNNNNNNNNNNNNNNNNNNNNNNNNNNNNNNNNNNNNNNNNNtttatgatcaagggtcgaaaaaagttctagttttgtgattcatgtagtggaaaacctccagaacagtatccaaaacatcgattttttgaaaaaaatatcaatgtatcacgtttattgtccacttacgccgactaggagttgttttttgaagaaaaaacttaaaattcgtgttcagcgacctcaaaaacccccagtaaagtattttcaatgtttataaatcggtttaaaatcgtaaaacttgattttaatgtcattttaatcaaagggggagggtcggtaaggccggtttttggcctaatttatttttggaccaaaaaatctgaaaaaatcatggtaataTCTTATAAGTATCACGAGTCGATTGCatgctaaacggactaccctccacccccctacaaatataggaaacaccactacccaccaactgtattttcgagagatttgacactcttacaCATGTATTCtaaggttagctcgggtttactatggttttcggggtcgccgtatacaaatctggcgtcctttgacttttatcgcgtcaggttcaaggtcattggaaggtcaaatcgagagaaaacggtaaaaaatccaaaaaaatacgttataggtttttggagtcgctaattacgaatctggcatccgttgaactctatcgcttcaggttcaaggtcatttgaaggtcatttgaaggtcaacatattttttttattttttcagcgttttttattgatttgactttcaaatgaccttgagaccgacgcgataaaggtcagcggacaccaggttcataatcagggaccccaaaaacctataacacatatttttttaaatttttaccggtttttctcgatttgaccttcaaatgaccttcaaatgaccttgaacctgaagagatagcgttcaacggatgccagattcgtaattagcgactccaaaaacctataacgtatttttttggatttttttaccgttttctcccgatttgaccttccaatgacctNNNNNNNNNNNNNNNNNNNNNNNNNNNNNNNNNNNNNNNNNNNNNNNNNNNNNNNNNNNNNNNNNNNNNNNNNNNNNNNNNNNNNNNNNNNNNNNNNNNNTATATAGCAATTATGTAAATGAATTCCTGAAAATTGCAAAGATTCTTACGTGATGTCTTACATCTAGTTTTATTaactatgtttatttattttcagataattttagtgaaaaaggGTCTTTTGTATTTAGAAATTGCACATCCAGcgtattgtttataaatatgtttaCACCAATCATATAAGGTAATTCTAATaataattgtatgaaaaataatttttttgtaacaggAAATAACAGATTGAGatataataacttttattaaacactACATATTATATTTATGACAGGACAGaacattaaatttacaaattttcccaaagaaaaaactttactAATTTGACACTCCAATAACTGCGCCTGGCTTTACAATGTATGTACTAGTATTCTACTTAaatctttttgtactttttttaatgtttattttttatagcaCACCACAAAAATCGCAAAAGAAATGCGTTTATAATATAGGAAACTTCAGTTGGACTGTGATCTAGAGGCGAgcgagcaattaaaaaaattaattataagataAGATTATAGGATTAGAACTAGATTGTAGAATGATCAGAAGTCGTCATATGTGTATTGTCCTTTAGTTCTCTGGATCCGCATCAATGTTTTGGGGGAGGGTCCTGCTTCGGTCTGGAAATCAAAcgatattcaatttaaatatcagCATCATTTTCGCGCTATCTGCGCGTGACGTATTTTGCTTTAGGATGAAAactcaatattaataaaataaaattcaataaataataggTAGGTcatccaaaaaaggttttaattttcttaaaaaaaataatctttcgctTAACAAGGAATCGAGCCAAAGAACTTCTGATTTCCcatcaggtgcttttccattaaactattagagagatcaaaatAAGAACCTCAATCcaagaaaataatgttaatttttagctaggtgttaatggaacaagtaattatttaaaattaattcgttATTTCATCACCGAATGGTACATTTTATCTACAGTAAACAGAAAATATCTTTGCTGTAggcaaattctattttattttaatagaaatttgtatttatttcaaaataattgtctTTATTTTCTAGGATTAAGTAGTCCATTTCAAAAccgaaaatatcaattcttcatgaaatcgacccaTTGAGCActttattctcgtctttttttacttcaatctataaatattggtctagtggaatatttattaacaattattcataatttttttattattctaacaaattgattttgtttaaacaattttgttacgaaaattaatattttttccttaaaaattattaccattggtctattggaatatttatataatattggtttatcaattttaaattgtttaaacagatggacttttttcaatgatttatttcTCAATAGTTATTAATGTTTACACAGTGGGatctttatcaacattgtttgtattatttcattaaaaacttttttttataaaaattatttcttaaatatgactgataaatgaattattattaaattaattattaatcagtataCCATTTTTACTGATAAATAGTCCACTAgaccaaaattaataattttaatttaaaaaacatttaaaacgaaattatttacacaatatacatgtgactaaacaattaaaaatgagtgaaacaatgttgttaaatattcgactagactagtattcataatttttagagagaaatatataaatgttctaaaaaaattatttaaagaaattccaattgtataaataatgaaaaattaatttaaaaaatcatagtgATATATATTCAActggaccaatattaataatttcaattaaaaaaaaaatcataatgaagtgctcaaaaggtcgattttatctggaatttacatttttttagggtAGGTTTCAGGTACTCGTGGCGGCGTATTAGGGGCGTCAAATTCATATGTCTGatatatgaaattcttcgttggataatttttAACAGGCTCCTATACTTTCCcgtgacattttttcaaaccctaaaaaattattccaaaaaatcaaaaaagtgattttcccctatgcattttacatgggaaacttcaagtcgaaaccggcacctgttgaaatcgacaaaaaaaattggtaatttcttTTTgcgaatttggaatgaaatttaaaGGATCGTTGCCtctaaaaaaaagcgtttttgagccaccctactgTACATCTACGTAAAAGGGCCAAACAATTATATTCGTTtacacaaatttcaatttttatattttataaaatattatttattatttttaaaaatacctaaagtcgttctgacaattgaaaaaaattattatttgaaaaaattttaaatattaatattttaccacaatAACTATTTcgaacaatggttattataaactttttaaatagttttacacTTAAATGTaattagtgggacgatggtcgtgggggctaaagcgtaggctttggacccactccttcggcttgcgggttcgattcccgcctcgcactctggaagagtctcggtggcccatgcggtgaacactagcctagcaagggagttgttcatctccggagagtcgtgggaccggtacctctagagaaaaaggttttctctaagtacttaaggctgttgctcttggtggttcggaacccaccttaaactgtaggtcccccttccaccaccaagtaagtgtgtggagggtgtgtaaaggaataaagaaggtgtaagaaaaatgtaaacccttaggggacacattagaagcttccacttaaatgtaattcctacattaatataaagcatttttagcagaaagaatttttttaccgataataagactatttgctaatttgttcataaaattggtttaaaacatGTAAATGggataatgaacaaattatttgtgttctatgagtccctaaatatttacgcaataaaatataaacttgacctaatcagttattaaagcataGAAATTATGAGGTACAAAATTTCAGTGTTTTCATactttaagtagaaaaatatataaataaacaaatagagaagacaaaatttCTGATCGTCAGACTCTTCCGAATCtgatgaactttaatttttttaaagttttgttttgaataaaattaataattaaatttctttaatcctGTTTTTGTTATGCGTAGGAGAATAAAACTGAAAAtcgacaataaaaaaatctattcgaAGTTAATTGGCGGCGATTCTTTACTTAATCCGCACTAAATTTTAACCATCTATTCCAATTAAGAAatgttaaacaataatttcttattttaaaagtaatttttataaacaaatgtatatatcaggtatttttgatgaaataaatcaagttctttttgtattgaatcgatcacatattaattgtaaataaaatctaattataatatttggaaaccagattaaaattaataattgtttaaactggcTTAATAACTTAATatatattgttcaaacaaatatgcATTATTTCATGcacttataaataatttagtgttattttcaagtgattaacaaccagttatttagcaatgattttttcctatgaatcgataacatttaaaatatttttaaccaaaactaattaacaaatgcattatttggctactGTTagtcatttaaacttgttttttaatgtaCTCAACTCATTATAGAACacctttcaactttttttaatagttcgagaacaatccactatttttattttcatgaacaaTTTAATTATCGTGGGCATATATACGTAATAGGTTATTTTCAAAATGAACTGATCAGTTCCCTTAACTGAAAAAGAAAGTcaagtatttattaaatttctctaataaataatcttattttattaagttatggcaaaaagaattatttcttagtaatttaaattaaattccataCCAAAAGACATTTTAGTTAACTAATACATAGACcgagaaaaatttgttcaatcattgttaataaaaataaaaatagtgaatcgTTATCGAACTATCAAACAAAGTTTTGAAGAAGTGTGTTATTAACAGTTCATAAAGCACAAAAtaacaagtttaaatgctgaaaaagaGCCAAAGaatacatttgttaattaattttcgcTACCCAATGATTCATTGTTATCGCTTTATAGaacaaaatattactaaataattGGCCCTTAATTACGTGAAAAAggcagtattttatttataaatacatgaaATGATAAAGATTAGTTTGAACAATTGtttcttacaataaaaaattgttaattttcatcaaaatcttcgtaaaaatttaaaagatagttatttacagttaattgcatcgaaaaaatcaagtttgtacctccagaaaagacaaatagtgcatttgttaattcagGTAGCTTAAAGAATGATTCACTTTTATTTGGTGACCAAATAGGATACTTAGGGCTTAGTTTCAAGTAATACATGATGGATTtcatagaaaaacttttatttgttgtatgaaaaatacctgatatggataatAGTTTTCGAGACTTCCTCtccaaatatcaaattatttattaacttttatgaatgtgactaaaaaactcttttctcacaaattgttcaaatttagtgcgaatcaagtgacgagTCGTCGCCAATCTCcacgaaaacatttttaatacacttatttgtttataacaaattgaatACGATTTATAGCATTTGCCTTGCTATTGGACATCATTGTTGGATAGCTGTTTTCAGTTTtataggtattttttattgaatcgaatcgtttttgtttaaacgcgtataattaaaaagtcaatttttttcatgtttattattaaataaacaaaaatacacAACTCGGCCATGAGAGATCGATgccaaattttattagttttattaaaagaaagataaaatcggataataattgtcttctggaAATCAATTTGTCCACGAACGTTTTTTTTCCCCACTGTATGACGCTCgtacccccctcccccctaagGAGGGGCAGTAGGAAAAGAAGTGAGAAGGCAAATGAGGAACGTATGGAAAAGTTCAGTAATCTATAGTTCAGGGAACCAGGTATTGGAAAGTCTGCGAAAGAATGTAGTGTTTGGGTAGTAGAGAAGGAGTGTTCGCGTTGGTAGTATTAGCGGAGGAATAGCTGTAAGACAGTGATGGGCAAAGGGAAATCATCAGGAGAGGCTGCACCAGAAAGGAAGCTATTGGAGGGCTGGTGAGACAATTGTGAGGTGGTCTGTAAAGGACTGTAGTAGCAGAGATGTTTTAGATTGAAGGCAAAGTCAGAGAAGAGGCAATATTAGATGAAAGGGAGTGCAGAAGGACTATAGAAGTGAAGATGGAGAAAGTAGAGTATAAGTACTAGGGATAGTATGTGAAGAGGAGTAGAAGAAGAAAGGACAAAATGGGAGTGAGCAGTGGAAATTCGAGAGGGGTGTAGGAGGACATGCAAGGAGGTAGGGGAGCAGTACGCAAAGGAATTTAGTTTTTGGGGATTAGGAACAGCGTACTAGGTTGATTGGTAAGGATCCGTAGTAGTAGAGAGGGAAGGGAAAGCAGGGGATTAATTGAATCGGATCTTAGTTGGTTGGAGAAGAAAGTATGATAATAAATGTACAGGAAGGAATACAGATTTGAAGAAGTCAGCTCTATGTAGTATTGGTGTTTTGGGGAAGGGCTAGTAGGTTATAGGAAGTGGTGTAGGGCAGGTAAAGTAGAAGAGAAGTGGTAAGTCACTTGTACGTGGAGTCAAAGTTTAAGGGTGGGCAGTATTTTAGGGGATGTTTGGATACAGGTCTGGAAGGTAGTTAGGATGAGGAAGTGAGTGATGGGATAGTAGTGACGGGCGgagaaattttatctgaaaaattgtatccgatttttatataaaagattaaacaaacttacgatttatttttatagtaattaAGAGCGTTGTTAAATTCATCACTCGAAGCGCATGGTATTGCTTCTGTGATAACAGCTTTCGGGAACTCGTAATCATTAAATGCCGGTTCATGGCCTGATACTAAAGAACTTTGAAGTTTTCCAAGTTTATCTGATGCGTTGTTCAGCTTATCTTGGTAGCTTTTACCACCTTTCTTGCATGGTTTCTTCATAGCGTCaggttttataccaaaaaatgttgataatgCTTCATCAGTTTTGTATTCTTTCTCTGCGGCCTTTCCAGCATGGCATTCTGAGAATactaagaagataaaataaaaataaggaaattcaaaattcaacacccTCTTCACGAGTTTGTTTTTGGAGACTCGTAAAAACCACTTTCGAGAATTGTGAAAAGGCACaatttaatgattattaattgattaacCCTTAAATGTCACCTGGGGTGTCAGATGCCCCAAAAAAAGTTTGCGCTTCAATTAAGTAtactaaattcaaaaaaaattgaaaatgtgccTCCATCGGAAATTTATTAAGATTAGTAACTAGCAGGAAAGTATTTTATGATAGATCGCCAAGCGTTAGTGTTAGATCGGCAGCCGTCCAAAGTTGACTTGTTAAAAGCGTGGGGTGATGAACACCCCTTGTGCCAGCAGtgtgtgaaaaaatgtatatgaagaaaaattttggCTTTTTAACTTGTTTAGTTTTCACTTATTCTTAATTTAAGTATatcatttaatgtaaaaaaaaattttgttctaatatTTTGTAGTATTCTTTACTTTTATAGATGGCTTATAATCTgctcatttttaccaaaaaacgacGTGTTCATATATAGAaataaatacgatttttgaaTCAATCTTGCagcaattttattctgaaatcatAGTATTTCAAAAGTGAATTAGTGGACAAACGAATGTAAACCAgatttttcgacaatttaaaaatattttaaataaaaaatatttctgttaaacTTGATGAATGGTATTATTTACtcaaaaaacaatacatttctGAAATGTACAGGGGGGATTTGTTttgacaaataataattgtttagacAACTGAACGTGAAGGCTTACACAAGTAAACAGTGAAAgcttttgaacttaaattttttcataaaaagcatttttattttatcaactgtaaatgtaataaataagatatttttcaatGGATCTGCGACAAAAATATTctgaatccgtttaaaatttaagaatttccagattctaaagttacttattatttgtagacaaatatttgagtgactttaaagaatattgagaagttttttaaagattgaaa comes from the Belonocnema kinseyi isolate 2016_QV_RU_SX_M_011 chromosome 6, B_treatae_v1, whole genome shotgun sequence genome and includes:
- the LOC117174050 gene encoding uncharacterized protein LOC117174050, translating into MKLYIFVFVAVVSVFSECHAGKAAEKEYKTDEALSTFFGIKPDAMKKPCKKGGKSYQDKLNNASDKLGKLQSSLVSGHEPAFNDYEFPKAVITEAIPCASSDEFNNALNYYKNKSPKQDPPPKH